One Gloeobacter morelensis MG652769 DNA window includes the following coding sequences:
- a CDS encoding RuBisCO accumulation factor 1 gives MSEFSQSEPTGAPIDIAAALEQLRRKEGDWVEWGQILQQLHAVNQDPQSIFEATGFEPSRQNLFVVGAQVWAGLESVGTAREVLSHFRREGSNVLYELRVLGRQERQAAAELALARKLDPDGAREVAKAIKDLAHTGPLPEGFTRHPGDAVACRCWQLARQTTDLRERTQLIAKGLAFAHSETARVQLEKLLVDFTAPKVPPAPRLPFYRLEDSEELPRVLPMASGLPLGETDFKALPWPEEVGPFRAVAGEGGWVAMPGYQIIRSAEAPIAIATTTDQLPGGDTPEPVLVVVDREARAWRDDSYFLVTGEPGQLQLAWFAEAPEVPLFGQVIVVLRPKRILDEEFTKDPWQLDE, from the coding sequence ATGAGCGAATTTTCACAATCCGAACCGACCGGTGCCCCGATCGACATCGCCGCAGCCCTTGAACAACTGCGGCGCAAGGAGGGCGACTGGGTGGAGTGGGGGCAGATCCTCCAGCAACTGCACGCGGTCAACCAAGATCCGCAAAGCATCTTCGAAGCCACCGGCTTCGAACCGAGCCGCCAGAACCTTTTTGTCGTGGGTGCCCAGGTCTGGGCGGGCCTGGAGAGCGTCGGGACTGCCCGGGAGGTGCTTTCCCACTTTCGCCGCGAAGGCAGCAACGTGCTCTACGAGTTGCGCGTGCTGGGCCGCCAGGAGCGCCAGGCGGCGGCGGAACTGGCCCTGGCGCGCAAGCTCGACCCGGACGGAGCGCGGGAGGTGGCCAAGGCGATCAAAGACCTCGCCCACACCGGCCCCCTGCCCGAGGGGTTTACCCGTCACCCCGGCGACGCAGTGGCCTGCCGCTGCTGGCAACTCGCCCGCCAGACCACCGACCTGCGCGAGCGCACGCAACTGATCGCCAAGGGCCTTGCCTTCGCCCACAGCGAAACCGCCCGCGTGCAGCTTGAGAAATTGCTGGTCGACTTTACCGCTCCCAAAGTTCCGCCTGCTCCCCGTTTGCCCTTTTACCGACTCGAAGACAGCGAGGAGTTGCCGCGCGTCTTACCGATGGCAAGCGGGCTACCCCTGGGGGAAACCGATTTCAAAGCCCTGCCCTGGCCTGAAGAGGTGGGACCCTTTCGCGCGGTGGCGGGCGAGGGCGGCTGGGTAGCTATGCCCGGCTATCAGATCATCCGCAGCGCCGAGGCACCGATCGCGATTGCCACCACCACCGACCAACTGCCCGGGGGTGACACCCCCGAGCCGGTACTGGTGGTGGTTGACCGCGAAGCGCGCGCGTGGCGCGACGACAGCTACTTCTTGGTGACGGGCGAACCGGGCCAACTGCAGCTGGCCTGGTTCGCCGAGGCACCCGAGGTCCCGCTGTTCGGTCAGGTGATCGTCGTGCTCAGGCCCAAGCGCATCCTGGATGAAGAATTTACCAAAGATCCGTGGCAGCTGGACGAGTAA
- a CDS encoding glycosyltransferase: MNLEILKSCIVTPDIIGPIKNGGIGTHCFYLAKFLALEMKQDVTILFTSIFETGTSASWRDYYQSNFGIDFVWSTDLACLFNGPTCGANQWFVERSQRIYRWLSEQHFDVCYFQDWHANGFASIQAKRTGQAFERTTLVCMTHSSSEWIREGMQQLPKQSTDELLIDYAERYCLEFADHAISPSNYMFEWAEEHGWKINHNRKILPYLFETELDPIEAEFDGQHIVFFGRLETRKGLEVYLRALQLLAPELRTASKHIRLTFLGKNGLTHLGEARVAIPQFLAECLDVYEFDILTDYSQPEALNFLCRHANALVVTPSLSDNLPFAVIESIELNINIIAANTGGIPEMFADSSRLFSPNPKAFAAKLRECLLQGLPPLNKAYSSRRARTVWQQFCEQLTVHKKNLVAPAGEPGQLEPKVSICVPYYNCGEYLPDLLESIERQTYRNFEVIVVDDGSTDASSLRTFSQMQDQYRDRRWLFLTKENGGPGSARNCAVAQSTGQYIVFMDADNAAETAMLERMVWAMEKSRADCLTCYSRGFGEFQSPFLKEYKFAYYPIGACAEASLYENYFGDTNFIIKKSTFLALGGFRESRDVNHEDWELLAKLVVEGYTLDTIPDFLFLYRHREGGFSRTTNGFRNYMAGIKPLLESLPWWARRHVLNSVGCTRQHTLTGQQSAQIQQELQQQSAQIQQELQQVQQLRQRELLQLRHQLAQAEEETGRLRRQLDQSWVYVDGLKAVISGMESSKFWKLRIRWFGLKRVLGLPILDKQDIGRKEDLKADL, translated from the coding sequence ATGAATCTGGAAATTCTAAAGTCCTGCATAGTGACACCCGATATCATCGGCCCCATCAAAAACGGCGGCATAGGCACCCACTGTTTTTATCTGGCGAAGTTTTTGGCTTTGGAGATGAAACAGGACGTAACAATTCTATTTACCTCAATTTTTGAGACTGGAACATCGGCGTCTTGGCGGGATTACTATCAGTCCAACTTTGGAATCGATTTTGTTTGGAGTACGGATCTCGCCTGCCTGTTCAACGGTCCCACCTGTGGAGCAAATCAGTGGTTTGTGGAACGTTCTCAACGTATTTACAGATGGCTGAGTGAGCAACATTTTGATGTCTGCTATTTTCAGGACTGGCATGCCAATGGCTTCGCCTCTATTCAAGCGAAGCGAACCGGCCAAGCTTTCGAGAGGACTACCCTCGTCTGTATGACCCACAGTTCTTCGGAGTGGATCCGGGAAGGTATGCAACAACTTCCAAAACAATCAACGGACGAGCTGCTCATTGACTATGCAGAAAGGTACTGTCTCGAATTCGCGGATCACGCCATTAGCCCAAGCAATTATATGTTTGAATGGGCCGAGGAACATGGCTGGAAAATCAATCATAATAGAAAAATTTTGCCCTACCTGTTTGAGACCGAATTAGATCCGATCGAGGCCGAATTCGATGGACAGCACATTGTCTTTTTTGGTCGGCTTGAGACTCGCAAAGGGCTGGAGGTCTACCTCAGGGCTTTACAACTGCTCGCTCCTGAGTTGAGAACGGCAAGTAAACACATTAGATTGACTTTCCTGGGCAAAAACGGTCTAACGCACCTTGGTGAGGCGAGAGTAGCAATTCCCCAGTTTTTGGCCGAGTGCCTTGATGTCTACGAATTCGACATCTTGACCGACTATTCCCAGCCGGAGGCCCTGAACTTTCTCTGCAGGCATGCCAACGCCCTGGTGGTCACGCCCTCGCTCTCGGACAACCTGCCCTTTGCCGTCATTGAGTCTATCGAGCTCAATATCAATATTATTGCTGCGAACACCGGAGGAATACCGGAGATGTTCGCAGATTCCTCCCGCCTGTTTTCTCCCAATCCAAAAGCCTTTGCAGCCAAGCTTCGCGAGTGCCTGTTACAGGGTCTTCCTCCCCTGAACAAAGCTTATTCGTCGCGAAGGGCAAGAACTGTTTGGCAGCAGTTTTGCGAACAGTTGACAGTTCACAAAAAGAATCTGGTTGCGCCGGCAGGTGAGCCTGGGCAATTGGAGCCTAAGGTATCCATCTGCGTTCCTTATTACAACTGTGGTGAGTACTTGCCCGACCTACTTGAGTCGATCGAGCGTCAAACCTACAGGAATTTTGAAGTGATCGTCGTGGACGACGGTTCTACAGATGCTTCCTCGCTGCGCACCTTTTCACAAATGCAGGATCAGTACCGTGATCGGCGCTGGCTTTTTTTGACCAAGGAGAACGGTGGTCCGGGCAGTGCCAGAAATTGTGCAGTGGCTCAGTCTACGGGCCAATACATCGTCTTTATGGATGCGGACAACGCAGCTGAAACTGCCATGCTGGAGCGCATGGTTTGGGCTATGGAGAAATCCAGGGCAGATTGCTTGACTTGCTACTCTCGAGGTTTTGGTGAATTTCAGAGCCCCTTCTTGAAAGAGTATAAGTTTGCGTACTATCCGATCGGTGCTTGTGCGGAAGCGAGTTTATATGAAAACTATTTTGGTGATACCAATTTCATCATTAAAAAATCGACCTTTCTCGCTCTGGGGGGTTTTAGAGAAAGTCGGGACGTTAACCACGAAGACTGGGAATTGCTCGCAAAACTTGTGGTCGAAGGTTACACATTGGATACGATACCGGATTTTTTGTTTCTTTACAGACATCGAGAGGGAGGTTTCAGCCGAACCACCAATGGTTTTAGAAACTATATGGCCGGTATCAAGCCGCTCCTTGAGAGCCTGCCTTGGTGGGCTAGAAGGCATGTGCTGAACTCCGTCGGCTGCACGCGACAGCATACCTTGACCGGTCAACAGTCGGCACAAATCCAGCAAGAGTTGCAGCAACAGTCGGCACAAATCCAGCAAGAGTTGCAGCAAGTGCAGCAACTGCGCCAGCGAGAGTTGCTGCAACTACGCCATCAGTTGGCCCAGGCCGAAGAGGAGACCGGGCGGCTGCGGCGCCAGCTCGACCAATCCTGGGTCTATGTGGATGGCTTGAAAGCTGTGATTTCCGGTATGGAAAGCAGCAAGTTTTGGAAGCTGCGGATCAGGTGGTTCGGGCTGAAGAGAGTACTTGGTTTGCCTATTTTAGACAAACAAGATATCGGGCGCAAAGAAGACCTCAAAGCCGATCTGTGA
- a CDS encoding class I SAM-dependent methyltransferase, with protein MSYVDVRDEYISRVVSGMTFAEVGGLWGTVNEKVSVAHRYGATSLTMIDITSEGSELWDKFRERMVGFGITDYQCIVEDVCKLQYSHPDILFDAIHCAGVLYHHINPLQVLISLRNITRKYLVLTSAITQSVIENEKGRYVIPPSGVIFVPALDHREFEILKQYWTGFEVRAFGLTDRVDYRPDDFGPWWWLPTAQALSAMCESVGLRVQESAHTWGNNAFTLLLERSS; from the coding sequence ATGAGTTACGTGGACGTTCGGGACGAGTACATCTCTCGCGTTGTCAGTGGAATGACTTTTGCTGAAGTTGGCGGATTATGGGGCACTGTCAATGAGAAAGTATCGGTAGCCCATCGGTATGGGGCAACATCTTTGACCATGATTGACATTACATCGGAGGGTTCCGAACTCTGGGATAAATTTCGTGAGCGCATGGTCGGCTTTGGGATTACGGATTATCAATGCATTGTCGAGGACGTGTGCAAGCTACAATATTCCCATCCCGATATACTGTTCGATGCTATTCACTGCGCGGGCGTGCTGTACCATCACATTAATCCACTTCAGGTTTTAATTTCACTGCGCAACATAACCCGCAAATATTTAGTACTGACTTCAGCGATTACCCAAAGTGTAATCGAAAATGAGAAGGGACGTTATGTCATACCGCCCTCCGGCGTTATCTTCGTGCCTGCCCTAGATCACAGAGAATTTGAAATTTTGAAACAGTACTGGACTGGCTTCGAGGTCCGTGCTTTTGGCCTCACCGATAGGGTGGATTACCGTCCGGATGATTTTGGCCCTTGGTGGTGGCTTCCTACGGCTCAGGCCTTGTCTGCAATGTGCGAATCCGTTGGATTGAGGGTGCAAGAGTCGGCCCATACATGGGGCAACAATGCCTTCACACTGCTATTGGAACGTTCATCGTAG
- a CDS encoding class I SAM-dependent methyltransferase — MVVGDPVTCPWPYLRREIPHNWYVDRRYPHVGFLNRDEVHILYNTALKFSGKKALEIGCWMGWSACHMALAKVELDIIDPLLGRAEFYTSVSDSLAMAGVLDATRLVEGCSPDKVEELVAGGARKWSLIFIDGNHDAPGPLGDAVVCEQYAESDALILFHDLAAPDVAEGLHYLRQKGWKTMIYQTMQIMGVAWRGDIEPVHHRPDPDVLWQLPSYLRSYAIGSLQNGYIQEVETLHSQIHARPERLQNLLASAQEAREWLQSKLQQTQAQVLQTNAQNQQLQSQIEQLQKDRIFQQGRYDELEAWNGQLQQGKDYLEARCSELEAWNGQLQQGKDYLEARCSELEAWNGQLQQGKDYLEARCSELEAWNGQLLQGKDYLNDQLEQTRKCVEVLQSDRDHLDKLKTALQEQLECELRTIRNMENSRLWKLRTVRSRTKKVLARRG; from the coding sequence ATGGTGGTTGGGGATCCCGTCACCTGCCCCTGGCCCTATTTGCGTCGTGAAATTCCTCACAATTGGTACGTGGACCGGCGTTACCCGCATGTTGGTTTTCTCAACAGGGACGAAGTTCACATCCTTTACAATACCGCGCTTAAATTTTCCGGCAAGAAAGCTCTGGAGATTGGTTGCTGGATGGGCTGGTCTGCGTGTCACATGGCTTTGGCCAAGGTCGAATTGGACATCATCGACCCGCTGTTGGGGAGGGCAGAATTTTACACAAGCGTCAGCGATTCGCTGGCGATGGCCGGCGTTCTGGATGCGACGCGTCTTGTCGAAGGTTGCAGTCCTGACAAAGTCGAGGAACTGGTTGCCGGGGGCGCACGCAAGTGGTCGCTTATCTTTATAGACGGCAACCACGATGCCCCTGGCCCGCTCGGGGACGCCGTTGTGTGCGAGCAGTATGCAGAGAGTGACGCACTTATTCTGTTTCATGATCTAGCGGCTCCCGATGTGGCGGAGGGGCTGCACTACCTGAGGCAGAAGGGCTGGAAAACCATGATCTACCAAACGATGCAGATTATGGGAGTGGCATGGCGGGGAGACATCGAACCCGTACACCACAGACCCGATCCGGATGTGCTTTGGCAGCTTCCCAGTTACTTGCGGAGCTATGCCATTGGCAGCCTGCAAAACGGTTACATTCAAGAAGTGGAAACGTTGCACAGCCAAATTCACGCGCGACCGGAACGGCTTCAAAACTTATTGGCATCTGCCCAGGAGGCCAGGGAATGGTTGCAGAGCAAGCTCCAGCAAACCCAGGCCCAGGTGCTGCAGACAAATGCACAGAATCAACAACTTCAAAGTCAAATCGAGCAACTGCAGAAGGACAGAATTTTTCAGCAGGGCCGCTACGACGAGTTGGAAGCCTGGAACGGCCAGTTGCAGCAGGGCAAGGATTATCTTGAAGCCCGCTGCAGCGAGTTGGAAGCCTGGAACGGCCAGTTGCAGCAGGGCAAGGATTATCTTGAAGCCCGCTGCAGCGAGTTGGAAGCCTGGAATGGCCAGTTGCAGCAGGGCAAGGATTATCTTGAAGCCCGCTGCAGCGAGTTGGAAGCCTGGAACGGCCAGTTGCTACAGGGCAAGGATTACTTAAACGATCAATTGGAACAAACTCGGAAGTGCGTGGAAGTTCTTCAATCGGATCGAGACCATTTGGATAAACTGAAGACGGCTCTGCAAGAACAACTCGAATGCGAACTGAGGACTATCCGGAATATGGAAAATAGCAGACTTTGGAAATTGCGAACGGTCAGGTCGAGAACGAAAAAAGTTTTGGCCAGAAGAGGTTAG
- a CDS encoding glycosyltransferase → MHRLPGENFSVHFRHDIVQLLGDPQTSKVAVLVTSEYEGIYKNGGIGTYYRSLSEMLAAEGWYVILVLCFTQEHFAGTSDLAVVKHVFSANALDQVLHLQPMHREVLHDLRYNETDQQGFGCLLLLQALIAHFQGAVVYVEFPEMLGFGFYTVQAKRAGLLGPKCIVAITLHSGCEWLYEAQDKYLEENIDWFWSVCHREQTSFEQADLAFFPSQSLKMKLESYSWHTGHAVHMPNFVPVVHSPVRQASCESEIPGGKVPLVFFGRLEDRKGLFVFVQAIKLLPTVLRDILHILFVGKVVQLQSSQFSHLDSRQYIEQQLSGVASFEIYTDLYSREAIQFVDSLPEPLVCLASPQENFPNSSLEMGQLPIRLVISDTGGFRETLQLIGRSASVYWFKPKNPQSLCRTLVQALTDAPQTIESADAARLKQINRELLERKIGCIDRALRAAEPSIDDGQPIVTIAVVPQQSGVYLLDCLASIEAQTYSNRQVVVLCTTQAAQPLLQLLEQAGSLYPNCKFAHLDCDDAILEVCKSLLKAERNGYFLALDADDILKPFAIENLILAAKRVDAAVVATPVPQGSHTTSASFAGGSLPGILNMPASGPGRCLASVQFLKRLGQTRGTDIRACSRELIAAAAATGEVSLYFPFALCERKQPPVPPPQWYLSGQAQFQLEQLLAQVPASAWPKRQIHLLVSAVRQLLQLSASLRLQLQQAKEQAQLQSEQFQSKVQQASVLAQPAPLPPPPDNTLHLAKIEQLEIEIAAMRSSKFWKLRSRWFKLKKHLGLATGE, encoded by the coding sequence TTGCACCGCCTACCAGGCGAGAACTTCTCCGTCCATTTTCGGCACGATATCGTCCAACTATTGGGTGATCCCCAGACTTCAAAAGTGGCAGTGCTCGTCACCAGTGAGTACGAAGGCATTTATAAAAATGGCGGCATCGGTACATACTATAGATCCCTAAGTGAGATGCTTGCCGCCGAAGGCTGGTACGTCATCTTGGTACTGTGCTTTACCCAGGAACACTTTGCCGGCACATCGGATCTTGCTGTTGTCAAGCATGTTTTTTCCGCCAACGCCCTTGATCAGGTTCTCCACCTTCAACCTATGCACCGCGAGGTTCTCCATGACCTGCGCTACAACGAAACGGATCAGCAGGGTTTTGGCTGTTTGTTGCTGCTACAGGCTCTCATCGCCCACTTCCAGGGCGCTGTGGTTTACGTCGAATTTCCGGAGATGCTGGGCTTTGGTTTCTATACGGTTCAAGCCAAGCGGGCAGGTTTGCTCGGACCCAAGTGCATTGTTGCCATCACACTCCACAGCGGCTGTGAATGGTTGTACGAAGCTCAGGACAAGTATCTCGAAGAAAATATCGACTGGTTCTGGTCCGTCTGCCACCGAGAACAGACCTCCTTCGAGCAGGCCGACCTCGCCTTTTTTCCATCACAGTCGCTGAAAATGAAATTGGAAAGCTACAGCTGGCATACGGGTCACGCTGTGCACATGCCAAACTTTGTCCCAGTGGTGCACTCGCCGGTTCGGCAGGCAAGCTGCGAATCGGAGATTCCCGGAGGAAAAGTACCTTTAGTCTTTTTCGGTCGATTGGAGGACCGCAAAGGCTTGTTTGTCTTTGTCCAGGCAATCAAGCTCCTACCCACTGTTTTGAGGGATATCCTCCACATTTTGTTCGTTGGCAAAGTTGTGCAATTGCAATCCTCCCAGTTTAGCCATCTCGACAGCCGCCAGTACATAGAGCAGCAACTGTCAGGCGTGGCTTCCTTTGAGATTTACACGGATCTCTACAGTCGAGAGGCCATCCAGTTTGTCGATTCCCTGCCGGAACCGCTCGTCTGCTTAGCAAGCCCCCAGGAAAATTTTCCCAACAGCAGCCTGGAGATGGGGCAGTTGCCTATCCGATTGGTCATCTCCGATACGGGCGGTTTTCGGGAGACTTTGCAACTGATTGGCCGTTCGGCATCTGTCTACTGGTTCAAACCGAAAAACCCCCAATCACTGTGCCGAACACTCGTGCAGGCCCTGACCGATGCGCCGCAAACTATCGAATCTGCCGACGCAGCGCGTCTAAAGCAAATCAATCGTGAGTTGCTCGAGCGCAAGATCGGGTGTATCGACCGGGCGTTGCGGGCAGCCGAACCCTCGATTGACGATGGACAGCCTATCGTCACCATCGCCGTCGTTCCTCAACAATCCGGTGTCTATCTGTTGGATTGCCTTGCCAGCATCGAGGCCCAGACCTATTCCAACAGGCAGGTTGTCGTGCTTTGCACTACCCAGGCCGCACAACCGCTGCTGCAACTTTTGGAGCAGGCTGGAAGCTTATATCCCAACTGCAAATTTGCCCACCTCGACTGCGACGATGCCATTTTGGAGGTCTGCAAATCGCTGCTGAAGGCCGAACGGAACGGTTATTTCCTCGCCCTCGATGCGGACGACATTCTCAAGCCCTTCGCCATCGAGAACCTGATTCTAGCTGCGAAGCGGGTGGATGCCGCAGTGGTCGCAACCCCAGTCCCCCAGGGCAGCCACACCACCAGTGCCAGTTTTGCCGGTGGTTCGTTGCCGGGTATTCTCAACATGCCAGCCTCCGGCCCCGGCCGGTGTCTGGCTTCCGTCCAGTTTCTCAAACGCCTTGGTCAGACCCGGGGCACGGACATCCGGGCCTGCAGCCGGGAGCTTATCGCTGCAGCCGCAGCCACAGGCGAAGTGAGCCTCTACTTTCCCTTTGCCCTGTGCGAACGCAAGCAGCCGCCAGTGCCGCCGCCGCAGTGGTACTTGTCGGGGCAGGCGCAATTTCAGCTGGAGCAATTGCTCGCGCAGGTGCCTGCCTCCGCCTGGCCCAAGCGCCAAATTCATCTGCTGGTCTCCGCCGTGCGCCAGCTGCTGCAGCTTTCAGCCAGCTTGCGCTTGCAGCTGCAGCAGGCAAAGGAGCAGGCGCAGCTGCAGAGTGAACAATTCCAATCAAAAGTTCAACAAGCGAGTGTTCTTGCCCAGCCGGCACCCCTGCCGCCCCCGCCCGACAACACCCTTCACCTGGCCAAGATCGAACAGCTGGAGATCGAGATTGCCGCTATGCGAAGCAGCAAGTTCTGGAAGCTGCGCTCCCGGTGGTTCAAATTGAAAAAGCACCTGGGACTGGCCACAGGCGAATAG
- a CDS encoding methyltransferase domain-containing protein, with translation MADSDYPIIWPAIEEEIAPFLKYCRGIVLNAGSGWRAVQLGQKHLSIDIVPDSRPNVIADLHGLPLRNDCVDTVVSIAVLEHTRFPWVVAQEFYRVLRPGGMGVIAVPFLQPQHSSPHDYVRFTESGLVELMRYAGFEVVETAHVHHFGQTIAWLLWEYLEANRPHGFLRPLWLRFIRALSQGKLLRGNSPNTHNTHYAVVVKPGGASAPPSCYRQAIESTAGDWFYPLLACPRSHQPLLRDGQALVSADRQWLYPFQEGRPQVLHAVEAASTICQERY, from the coding sequence ATGGCCGATAGCGACTATCCGATCATCTGGCCTGCGATCGAAGAGGAAATTGCCCCATTCTTGAAGTATTGCCGAGGAATCGTGCTCAATGCCGGCTCCGGCTGGCGGGCGGTCCAGTTGGGCCAGAAGCATCTCAGCATCGATATTGTTCCTGACAGCCGTCCAAATGTGATAGCCGATCTGCACGGTCTACCCCTGCGCAACGATTGTGTCGATACGGTGGTGAGCATCGCTGTGCTGGAGCACACCCGCTTTCCCTGGGTGGTGGCACAGGAGTTTTACCGGGTCCTGCGCCCGGGCGGGATGGGAGTGATTGCCGTCCCTTTTTTGCAACCTCAGCACAGTTCTCCGCACGACTACGTCCGCTTTACAGAAAGCGGATTGGTGGAATTGATGAGGTACGCCGGGTTCGAAGTGGTTGAGACCGCTCATGTCCACCATTTTGGCCAGACGATTGCCTGGCTTTTGTGGGAGTATCTGGAAGCCAACCGGCCCCACGGCTTCCTGCGTCCCCTATGGCTGCGGTTCATCCGCGCGCTCTCCCAGGGCAAGTTGCTCAGGGGTAACAGCCCCAATACCCACAACACCCACTACGCAGTTGTCGTGAAGCCGGGGGGAGCAAGTGCACCGCCAAGCTGCTATCGACAGGCCATCGAAAGTACCGCAGGGGATTGGTTCTATCCCCTGCTGGCCTGTCCGCGGAGCCACCAGCCGCTTCTTCGCGATGGCCAAGCGCTCGTCTCGGCAGATCGCCAGTGGCTTTACCCCTTTCAAGAGGGCCGCCCCCAAGTGCTCCACGCTGTGGAGGCGGCTTCTACAATCTGTCAGGAAAGATATTGA
- a CDS encoding glycosyltransferase family 4 protein: MNTSGWQAGAGCSEWTPTLQASWDEASNGSRPEKIAILATSEYEGIYKNGGVGTYYKTLSEQLAAQGWHVVLLLCGVSQTFGGGSTLPAVRRIYSTREAEQVLVLQPVHEALLAAFKPDVVREESFRCLLFVQAIAHCFADAPIFVEFPEMMALGFDTIQAKRARLLPKTCTVAVTLHGGHEWVCEANERFDDQNLDYFWQVSACQQYTFENADLPYFPSYYLRDRVASYGWRTERGIHLPYCAPIVHLSGPPVSAGKPMGVGRRPLVFFGRLEERKGLCTFIEALKMLDEQIRQQLHVLFVGKSVFLNSPELANRTSDEYIEEQLAGVVSFSIHSDFFSNQAIRFIHALEHPLIVLASHQENFPNTALEMGQLPVQLIVSDTGGFRETLGLLGRSQGVHWFSPKDSRSLARAAKLALAETAPVQDIPGAARLQQLNESLTQQKLQHIAQVSARPATPLQAHDATLSALVLCREGSSELLACLRSLEIQTQKLQAVAVLLAGPVDKDLQAQLDTLPRDKYTFLHSPVMTATGTQCRDWFTRTGSTHLLVIAASDQLLPGALEVLLSAAVSAQAVFSPALACAGAGRAVNVIPVSLNGLLRAVELAYPCGLYERRLVESLAPLVAEGPAAGLEWLAGAVAGGAPIAHYPYPLYTCGRAPTAQPGAVLSVREQFFLRTCLARLPVQKWSPREFFLLLTAWQQLVTSQKSAAEQLQSNYRELERAWKYVHSLQEFYADLKQQALAEREGLQTEIAAMESSKFWKLRGQWLRLKKLLKPTWQTPPRR, translated from the coding sequence ATGAATACAAGTGGATGGCAGGCCGGCGCGGGCTGCAGCGAATGGACCCCGACCCTCCAGGCGTCCTGGGACGAGGCCAGCAACGGCAGCAGGCCGGAGAAGATCGCCATACTCGCCACCAGCGAGTACGAAGGCATCTATAAAAATGGCGGCGTCGGAACGTATTACAAAACCTTGAGCGAACAGCTGGCCGCTCAGGGCTGGCATGTCGTTCTGCTGCTTTGCGGGGTCTCGCAGACGTTTGGCGGCGGGTCTACTCTGCCTGCAGTCCGGCGCATCTACTCGACCCGGGAGGCAGAGCAGGTGCTGGTTCTCCAGCCGGTGCACGAAGCGCTCCTGGCGGCTTTCAAACCAGATGTCGTGCGCGAGGAGAGCTTTCGCTGCCTGCTGTTTGTCCAGGCAATTGCCCATTGCTTTGCGGACGCGCCGATCTTTGTCGAGTTCCCGGAGATGATGGCCCTCGGGTTTGACACCATCCAGGCAAAGCGGGCGCGGTTGCTGCCCAAGACCTGCACAGTGGCCGTTACCCTGCATGGTGGACACGAATGGGTCTGCGAAGCGAACGAGCGCTTCGACGATCAGAACCTGGATTATTTCTGGCAGGTGAGTGCCTGCCAGCAGTACACGTTCGAGAATGCGGACCTGCCCTACTTTCCTTCGTACTACCTGCGCGACCGGGTCGCCAGTTACGGTTGGCGAACGGAGCGCGGCATTCATCTGCCCTACTGTGCTCCCATCGTTCATTTGAGTGGCCCACCCGTGTCGGCCGGGAAGCCCATGGGGGTCGGCCGCAGACCGCTGGTCTTTTTTGGGCGGCTCGAAGAGCGAAAAGGGCTCTGTACGTTCATCGAGGCGCTCAAAATGCTCGACGAGCAAATCCGGCAGCAACTGCACGTTTTATTTGTCGGCAAATCGGTCTTTTTGAACTCCCCGGAGCTGGCCAACCGCACAAGCGATGAGTACATCGAGGAGCAACTTGCCGGTGTTGTGAGCTTTTCCATCCACTCCGATTTTTTCAGTAACCAGGCCATCCGCTTCATCCACGCGCTGGAGCACCCGCTCATCGTTCTGGCAAGCCACCAAGAAAACTTTCCCAACACGGCTTTGGAGATGGGCCAGTTGCCTGTGCAACTCATCGTCTCCGACACCGGCGGCTTCCGAGAAACCCTGGGGCTTTTAGGGCGCTCGCAAGGAGTGCACTGGTTTTCACCCAAAGACTCGCGCTCGCTGGCTCGAGCCGCCAAACTGGCGCTGGCCGAAACGGCACCGGTGCAGGACATCCCGGGTGCGGCCAGATTGCAGCAACTCAACGAGAGCCTGACACAGCAGAAATTGCAACATATTGCGCAGGTTAGTGCGCGGCCTGCCACCCCGCTGCAGGCTCACGACGCTACACTCAGTGCCCTCGTCCTCTGCCGGGAGGGCAGCTCGGAACTGCTCGCCTGCCTCCGGAGCCTGGAGATCCAGACCCAAAAGCTACAGGCGGTAGCCGTTCTGCTTGCTGGTCCAGTGGACAAAGATCTTCAAGCGCAGCTTGACACCCTGCCCCGAGACAAGTACACCTTCTTGCACTCGCCGGTGATGACAGCAACCGGGACACAGTGCCGCGACTGGTTCACGCGCACCGGCAGCACCCATCTGCTGGTGATCGCAGCTTCAGACCAGCTGTTGCCTGGCGCGCTCGAGGTGCTGCTGAGCGCGGCTGTCTCCGCTCAGGCGGTCTTCAGCCCGGCGCTCGCTTGCGCGGGCGCCGGGCGCGCCGTCAATGTGATTCCTGTTTCTCTCAACGGTCTGCTGCGGGCGGTGGAGCTGGCCTATCCCTGCGGCCTCTACGAGCGCCGTCTGGTCGAATCGCTCGCGCCGCTGGTGGCAGAAGGCCCCGCCGCCGGTCTGGAATGGCTGGCAGGAGCCGTTGCCGGTGGCGCGCCGATCGCCCATTATCCCTACCCGCTCTACACCTGCGGCCGGGCACCCACAGCGCAGCCGGGGGCGGTTCTTTCGGTGAGGGAGCAGTTTTTTCTGCGCACCTGCCTGGCCCGTCTGCCTGTTCAAAAATGGTCGCCCCGCGAATTCTTTTTGTTATTGACGGCTTGGCAGCAGTTGGTGACTTCTCAAAAATCGGCGGCAGAGCAGCTGCAAAGTAATTATCGCGAGCTGGAGAGAGCCTGGAAGTACGTGCACAGCTTGCAGGAATTCTATGCCGACCTGAAGCAGCAGGCCCTGGCCGAACGCGAAGGATTGCAGACAGAAATTGCCGCCATGGAAAGCAGCAAATTCTGGAAGCTGCGTGGGCAGTGGTTGCGGCTCAAGAAACTTTTGAAACCGACATGGCAAACACCCCCCCGCCGATAA